From the genome of Uranotaenia lowii strain MFRU-FL chromosome 1, ASM2978415v1, whole genome shotgun sequence, one region includes:
- the LOC129741250 gene encoding uncharacterized protein LOC129741250, with the protein MNTISRHSPTNKTTTNFALQWNILGLNSRLPEIQLLVSKHSPIVIAIQETLVPHSTTQCNIIKGYQFLSHKNPSNPYSRGVGLGIKNGVPYSPIPIHSTLDAICVRLEAPIKISVLSIYASPSLSFEDYAKGFEDLIPQIPTPIFLLGDFNAHSTEWGGPSTSAWSPGAWVLNSIGDRWRIMEVAIISPSLSTSITLPPLLPPDHGGSIKKPIGLIINITLTTSFP; encoded by the exons ATGAATACTATCAGTCGCCATAGCCCAACCAATAAAACCACAACTAATTTCGCCCTCCAGTGGAATATTTTAGGTTTAAATTCCCGACTACCTGAAATCCAACTATTAGTCTCGAAGCATTCACCAATAGTGATAGCCATCCAAGAAACTTTAGTCCCACACTCAACAACCCAATGCAACATAATTAAAGGATATCAATTCTTATCCCACAAAAACCCCTCCAACCCCTACAGCAGAGGTGTCGGCCTGGGAATTAAAAACGGTGTTCCATACTCACCAATACCCATACATTCCACCCTTGATGCCATATGTGTCCGACTTGAAGCCCCGATCAAAATCTCAGTATTATCTATTTACGCATCCCCTTCTCTCTCTTTCGAGGACTATGCGAAGGGGTTTGAAGATCTGATCCCCCAAATACCTACCCCTATTTTCCTGCTTGGGGACTTCAACGCCCACTCCACCGAGTGGGGAGGC CCATCGACCTCAGCCTGGTCTCCTGGAGCCTGGGTCCTAAATTCCATTGGAGATCGCTGGAGGATAATGGAGGTAGCGATCATTTCCCCATCCTTATCAACATCCATCACCCTACCCCCATTGCTGCCACCAGACCACGGTGGAAGTATCAAGAAGCCAATTGGACTGATTATCAATATCACGTTGACCACCTCCTTTCCTTAA